Part of the Sphingobacteriales bacterium genome is shown below.
GCCGGGTGATATGCGGGAAAAAATAGACCCCTACCTGCGTCCCTTGTATGATGCTCTGGACGATATGCTTTCTGCCGATAAAATTGCTTTCTATCTGGAAAGAAAAATTATTGAAATTGCACCCCTTGCCTTTATGCGTGGGCGAACACTCGACAACGCCTATGTGATACTCGATGAAGCCCAGAATTGTTCCGACCTTCAGCTAAAAATGTTTCTGACACGCATGGGGCCTCACGCCAAGTTTATTGTCAATGGCGACCTGACACAAATCGACCTGCCTGCCTCCCAGCGTTCCGGATTGCTCAGGGCAACTCAAATTCTCAGTCATATCAAGGGAATCACCGTTCTCGAGTTTGACATTCATGATGTTACACGCCATCGTATCGTCAAGGAAATTATCTCAGCCTACTCAGTAAAAAAAGATAAAGAAACAAAATAAAAAGTTAATCACCAATACTATGAAATTCGAAGCATTAAAAGAAAGTAATTTTAAGTTTAAAGGCCAGAAAAGCCTGAAACGAGGAAAAGTAAGGGATATTTATGAATTAGGAGACGACTACCTCCTCTTTATTGTCTCCGACAGAATATCAGCCTTTGATGTTATTTTACCCAGGGCAATTCCTTTTAAAGGAGAGATTTTGAATCAGATAGCTGCCAAATCGATGAAACAAACAGAAGACATTGTTCCGAACTGGCTGCTGGATGTTCCCGACCCGACTGCTTCTATCGGAATAAAATGCGAACCTTTTCCTGTCGAAATGGTTATACGCGGTTATCTGGTCGGGCATGCCTGGCGGGAGTATGCTTCAGGAAAAAGGAGTATCTGTGGTATTCCACTGCCAGATGGAATGGTCGAAAATCAGAAGTTTGAGAA
Proteins encoded:
- a CDS encoding PhoH family protein is translated as PGDMREKIDPYLRPLYDALDDMLSADKIAFYLERKIIEIAPLAFMRGRTLDNAYVILDEAQNCSDLQLKMFLTRMGPHAKFIVNGDLTQIDLPASQRSGLLRATQILSHIKGITVLEFDIHDVTRHRIVKEIISAYSVKKDKETK